Within Paenibacillus sabinae T27, the genomic segment ATTCCAAACGGGAAGCCTCGGCGGCGGTTCTCTCCGTTACCGCTTTATTCACAAGCATTCCCCTCACTTTGCTCTATCTTACGGTGTTACCGGCTTCCCCCTGAGCCTTGCCGGTAAGCTCCATCTCCTTCCAGAGCTCATGGAACAGCTCCGCAAATCCGGGCTGATCCCGGGCATAGAGAGGCGGCGTATTCGCGATTCCGTCTGGAATGTCGAACACCCGGCGAATCCGGCCCGGATTCCGCTCCAGCAGGATGACCCTGGTGCTGACTGCAATGGCCTCCGACAGATCGTGGGTCACAAGGACGGCTGTCTTACCCCGTTTCCTCAGTGTCTCCGCCACCAGATCCTCCAGCTGGAGCTTGATCTGATAGTCCAGCGCTGAGAACGGTTCATCCAGCAGCAGCAGTCCCGGATCGGTCGCCAGCGTCCGCACGAGCGCGACCCGCTGGCGCATGCCGCCCGAGAGCTGCCCTGGAAAATAATGCTCCTTTCCCTTCAGCCCCATATCCGCTAGCAGATCAAGCGTCTTCTTCCGGCCCGCATCGTCCAGCCGGCCGGTCAGTTCAAGCCCGAGAGCCGCATTGTCCAGTATGCTGCGCCAAGGAAACAGATAATCCTGCTGAAGCATATACCCCACTTCGGGCGAGGGGCCGCTCACAGGACGGCCGTTCACAAGCACTTCGCCCCGTGAGGGCGGCATCAGCCCGGCGATAATTGATAGCAGCGTCGTTTTGCCGCAGCCGCTTGGTCCCACCAAGCTGACGAATTCGCCGTCCTCAATCTCAAGATTCAGATCCTCCACCGCAAGGGAAGCTTCCCTGTCACCCAGATAAGCGTGCGTAACCGATTTTAATTCCACGACCGGCGGCATATAAGACCCTCCTTAACAAAAGGCACTTTCGGGGCGAAAATAACAGGTTATTCGCCGCTTCCCGCCTTCTCCGCAAATGTGTTATCGACAATCTTGGACGCCGGCACCCGTTCTTTCAGCTCTCCCGCATTTTCAATCACATCAAGCAGATTATTCCATTCCTTATCGTCGATGACCGGATTTTGGGCGTACGTGTCCTGGTCCTTGTAACGTTTGATTGCCGAGACGACGATATCGCGGTCCGTATTCTCGAAGTAAGGCACGATTGCGCCGGCGATTTCCTCCGGACTGTGCCGCTTCACCCAAAGCTGGGCTTTTTGCAGCGCATTGGTGAATTTTTGCACCGTGTCGCTATTTTTTCCGATATAGCTGCTCTTCGCCATAAACACTGTATACGGCAAATATCCGCTCTCGACACCGAATGAAGCGATTACCTTGCCCCGGCCTTCCCGTTCAAAGATCGACGCCTGCGGCTCGAACAGCTGCACGTAGTCCCCGGTTCCCGAAGCAAATGCGCTCGCGATATTCGCAAAATCAATATTCTGGATCAGCTTGAGGTCGGCAGCCGTATCGATCCCCTTCTTTTTCAG encodes:
- a CDS encoding ABC transporter ATP-binding protein, whose amino-acid sequence is MPPVVELKSVTHAYLGDREASLAVEDLNLEIEDGEFVSLVGPSGCGKTTLLSIIAGLMPPSRGEVLVNGRPVSGPSPEVGYMLQQDYLFPWRSILDNAALGLELTGRLDDAGRKKTLDLLADMGLKGKEHYFPGQLSGGMRQRVALVRTLATDPGLLLLDEPFSALDYQIKLQLEDLVAETLRKRGKTAVLVTHDLSEAIAVSTRVILLERNPGRIRRVFDIPDGIANTPPLYARDQPGFAELFHELWKEMELTGKAQGEAGNTVR
- a CDS encoding ABC transporter substrate-binding protein → MGRTTKRAALLLAIGLTVSLLSGCGGKSETVKVKVGEVTRSVFYAPEYVALSQGFFKQEGLDVELQTIPGGDKTMTALLSGAIDVALVGSETSIYVYQQGTDDPVINFAQLTQRDGTFLFARKDHPNFDWSELKGSSFLGQRKGGMPQMAGAFTLKKKGIDTAADLKLIQNIDFANIASAFASGTGDYVQLFEPQASIFEREGRGKVIASFGVESGYLPYTVFMAKSSYIGKNSDTVQKFTNALQKAQLWVKRHSPEEIAGAIVPYFENTDRDIVVSAIKRYKDQDTYAQNPVIDDKEWNNLLDVIENAGELKERVPASKIVDNTFAEKAGSGE